A stretch of Aureispira sp. CCB-E DNA encodes these proteins:
- a CDS encoding DinB family protein: protein MTNTEFILLNLKEIRRRSIKLWEGLPRERYFWKPDKEAMTAIEMIRHVLGADHGWNIIINQGDMSSYISPWENRPFVSLQDELEFAKPYRQQFLESIRQFSADDLANKEITHPGNGKVRLLGDYLLRIGYHESVHAGQFISYLRMMQVERPFIWD, encoded by the coding sequence ATGACGAATACAGAATTCATACTTCTTAACTTAAAAGAAATTCGGAGACGAAGCATTAAACTATGGGAAGGACTTCCAAGAGAACGTTATTTTTGGAAGCCAGATAAAGAAGCCATGACAGCCATCGAAATGATTCGACATGTTTTGGGAGCAGATCATGGGTGGAATATTATTATTAACCAAGGAGATATGTCGAGTTATATTTCTCCTTGGGAAAATCGACCGTTTGTAAGTTTGCAGGATGAACTTGAATTTGCAAAACCGTATCGCCAGCAATTTTTAGAAAGTATTCGCCAATTTTCAGCAGATGATTTAGCCAACAAAGAAATTACGCATCCAGGTAATGGTAAAGTAAGATTATTAGGAGATTATTTGCTTCGGATTGGCTACCATGAATCTGTCCATGCTGGACAATTTATTTCTTATTTAAGAATGATGCAAGTTGAGAGACCATTTATTTGGGATTAG
- a CDS encoding ATP-grasp domain-containing protein, with amino-acid sequence MKAYIQHRDTNQPLNINCYIACEGFRRMGFEIVHFESIKEIENLEQEAIVVAGIGVVYQALERHGIVPPEPLDYPPSLRHFLKRPLKESTINTIASTPSEWGQFVKPKGFAKKFTGRVVHGTNDLIGCGDRTFDVPVWVSGALEIETEWRCFVRYNKIVGVRPYKGNWRKHFDYNVVEAIPKAYENAPNGYAFDVGVTKQGETILIEANDGFSLGSYGLFYIDYAKLLSARWAQLNSVEDYCNF; translated from the coding sequence ATGAAAGCGTATATTCAACATCGAGATACCAATCAACCTTTAAATATCAACTGTTACATTGCCTGTGAAGGGTTTCGCAGAATGGGATTTGAAATTGTTCATTTTGAATCTATAAAAGAAATTGAGAATTTAGAGCAAGAAGCAATAGTAGTAGCAGGCATTGGGGTTGTTTACCAAGCTTTGGAGCGTCATGGGATTGTTCCTCCTGAACCATTAGATTATCCCCCTTCTTTGCGTCATTTCTTAAAACGTCCTCTCAAAGAATCTACGATTAATACCATCGCTTCTACCCCTTCGGAGTGGGGACAATTTGTAAAACCCAAAGGTTTTGCTAAAAAATTTACTGGGCGTGTAGTTCATGGAACCAATGATTTAATTGGCTGTGGAGACAGGACGTTTGATGTGCCTGTTTGGGTATCGGGTGCTTTAGAAATTGAAACCGAATGGCGATGCTTTGTTCGTTATAATAAAATTGTCGGAGTTCGACCTTATAAGGGCAACTGGCGGAAGCATTTTGATTATAACGTTGTAGAAGCAATTCCTAAAGCATATGAAAATGCACCTAATGGCTATGCTTTTGATGTAGGAGTGACCAAACAAGGAGAAACAATTTTAATTGAGGCAAACGACGGTTTTAGCTTAGGTTCTTATGGTCTATTTTATATTGATTATGCCAAACTACTGTCTGCTCGATGGGCTCAATTAAATTCTGTTGAGGATTATTGTAATTTTTAA
- a CDS encoding cysteine desulfurase-like protein: MKLDLDFIRNEYPSLREDYVFFDNAGGSQTLKRVMDKITAYYMTSDVQLGGTYSISTQARERVNSGTAQIAQTLNAKFPHEAVIGSSSTALIRLFSIVIGKTLQAGDEIIITNADHQANISPWQSLAEQGIVIKTWEFNTETFQLELEDLKQLMSAKTKLVAYCHVSNIFGTIHPAKEINAYIHRQGALAFVDGVAYAPHRLPDVQDIDADFYVYSIYKVFGPHIGVLYGKEEHLLRLPGINHSIVPNDDLPYKFQPGGPNYELTYALNGISEYLQAVAQHHGMNANEPIRTQMQFAYDLFDAHEEALAQHLLNFLATKDKVRIIGETTADKDVRVCTIAFVVEGINSPEIDAKVAANNIGIKTGNFYANGITKALDLDRQGGVVRVSMAHYNTFEELERLIAVLDDIF, translated from the coding sequence ATGAAACTTGACTTAGATTTTATTCGCAACGAATATCCCTCTTTAAGAGAAGATTATGTTTTTTTTGATAATGCTGGTGGTTCCCAAACTCTAAAAAGGGTCATGGATAAAATTACAGCGTATTATATGACCTCAGATGTCCAACTTGGAGGAACTTATAGCATCTCTACTCAAGCCAGAGAACGGGTAAACAGTGGTACGGCTCAGATTGCACAAACCTTAAACGCTAAATTTCCTCACGAAGCAGTCATAGGAAGTTCTTCGACTGCTCTCATTCGTTTGTTTTCTATTGTCATTGGCAAAACATTACAAGCAGGAGACGAAATTATTATTACCAATGCAGACCATCAAGCCAATATTAGCCCTTGGCAAAGTCTTGCAGAGCAGGGTATTGTTATCAAAACTTGGGAGTTTAATACAGAAACCTTTCAATTAGAATTGGAAGATTTAAAACAACTAATGTCAGCAAAAACAAAATTAGTTGCCTACTGTCATGTTTCCAATATTTTTGGAACGATTCATCCCGCCAAAGAAATCAATGCGTATATCCACCGTCAAGGAGCACTTGCTTTTGTAGACGGTGTTGCTTATGCCCCACATCGCTTGCCAGATGTACAAGATATAGATGCTGACTTTTATGTTTATAGCATTTACAAAGTTTTTGGTCCTCATATTGGTGTTTTGTATGGCAAAGAAGAACATTTGTTGCGACTTCCAGGCATCAATCACTCAATTGTACCCAACGATGATTTGCCGTACAAATTTCAACCTGGCGGTCCTAATTATGAGTTAACTTACGCCTTGAATGGAATTTCTGAATACTTGCAAGCAGTTGCACAACACCACGGCATGAATGCGAACGAACCGATTAGAACTCAAATGCAATTCGCCTATGATTTGTTTGATGCTCACGAAGAAGCATTAGCTCAACATCTACTAAACTTTTTGGCGACCAAAGATAAGGTACGTATCATAGGAGAAACAACAGCTGATAAAGATGTTCGTGTTTGTACCATTGCCTTTGTGGTAGAAGGAATAAATAGTCCTGAAATTGATGCCAAAGTCGCAGCAAACAATATTGGTATCAAAACAGGCAACTTTTATGCAAATGGCATTACCAAAGCCTTAGATTTAGATCGTCAAGGAGGTGTGGTTCGTGTTAGCATGGCTCATTACAATACCTTTGAAGAATTGGAGCGCTTAATAGCTGTTTTGGATGACATTTTTTAG
- a CDS encoding class I SAM-dependent rRNA methyltransferase — MIITFPKFEIKRLAIKLKPAAERMVKKGHPWVFEGGITKLSTTGNAGDLAIIYDNKKNKFLACGLYDPDSPIRIKVLQTHQAATINAAWFEAKIKAAYEKRAPLLATDTNSYRLIYGENDGLPSLIADVYKHVIVVKLYASIWFPYLNDILPILLEISNCTTMVLRMSRLLQQNPNNFGLEDGQVVYGDLENEVVVFKEHGVNFSANVIHGHKTGYFLDHRHNRLKVGNLSKGKSVLDVFAYAGGFSVHALAKGATQVVSIDISAQALTVAQQNAALNPHSGQHTTLAVDAFKGLEDLIQQGQKYDIVVIDPPSFAKKESEVAGAINSYKRLATLGSQLVPKGGLLVLASCTARIKAIDFFDAVEKSLKASGKRFKIQEKTYHDLDHPISFPEGAYLKCGYYLLQ; from the coding sequence ATGATAATAACATTTCCAAAATTTGAGATCAAACGTCTTGCTATTAAACTCAAACCTGCCGCCGAACGAATGGTAAAAAAAGGGCATCCTTGGGTATTTGAAGGAGGAATCACTAAATTAAGTACTACTGGCAATGCGGGTGATCTAGCTATTATTTATGATAATAAAAAGAATAAGTTCTTAGCTTGCGGTCTCTACGACCCTGATTCTCCCATACGTATTAAAGTTTTACAAACGCATCAAGCTGCTACCATTAATGCGGCATGGTTTGAAGCCAAAATCAAAGCCGCTTATGAAAAACGGGCACCACTCTTGGCTACAGATACCAATAGTTATCGTTTGATTTATGGCGAAAATGATGGTTTACCCAGTTTGATTGCTGATGTTTATAAACATGTTATTGTCGTCAAACTTTATGCATCAATTTGGTTTCCCTATTTGAATGATATTCTACCGATCTTACTAGAAATCAGTAATTGTACAACAATGGTACTTCGTATGAGTCGTTTGTTGCAACAAAATCCCAATAATTTTGGTTTGGAAGATGGTCAAGTTGTCTATGGCGATTTAGAAAATGAGGTCGTTGTATTTAAAGAGCATGGTGTTAACTTTTCTGCCAATGTAATTCATGGTCACAAAACAGGCTATTTTTTAGATCATCGACACAATCGTTTAAAAGTTGGAAACTTATCAAAAGGGAAATCTGTGCTTGATGTCTTTGCTTATGCTGGAGGTTTTTCAGTGCATGCACTAGCCAAAGGCGCCACCCAAGTAGTCAGTATTGACATTAGTGCCCAAGCATTGACTGTCGCCCAACAAAATGCGGCTTTAAATCCTCATTCTGGTCAACACACCACTCTAGCCGTGGATGCCTTCAAAGGGCTTGAAGATTTGATTCAACAAGGTCAAAAATATGATATTGTAGTCATTGATCCTCCTTCTTTTGCCAAAAAAGAATCGGAGGTTGCTGGTGCCATCAACAGTTATAAACGCCTAGCAACATTAGGCAGTCAATTGGTTCCCAAAGGCGGTCTATTGGTATTGGCTTCTTGTACCGCAAGAATCAAAGCTATTGATTTCTTTGATGCCGTTGAAAAGAGCCTAAAAGCTAGTGGGAAACGCTTCAAAATTCAAGAAAAGACCTACCATGATTTGGACCATCCCATTTCTTTTCCTGAAGGGGCTTACCTAAAATGTGGTTATTATCTTTTGCAATAG
- a CDS encoding YkgJ family cysteine cluster protein, giving the protein MEDLIQSWKNKKDGAKKSLQKFTKKLHQHRGKHLDQFASLTHEKVFQKIDCLDCAGCCSGLPPIVNKTDAQRISKKLGLSLATFEKDFLTTDEDHDTVLKQTPCPFLLEDNKCSIYEFRPKACREYPHTDVNFSKNLSYHAKNALYCPATFHILEQLKKNVPV; this is encoded by the coding sequence ATGGAAGATCTTATTCAAAGTTGGAAGAACAAAAAGGATGGAGCAAAAAAATCACTCCAAAAATTCACCAAAAAACTGCATCAACACCGCGGCAAACATTTGGACCAATTTGCAAGCTTAACACATGAAAAAGTCTTTCAAAAAATTGATTGTTTAGATTGTGCGGGTTGCTGTTCGGGCTTGCCGCCCATTGTTAACAAAACAGATGCCCAACGCATTTCTAAAAAATTAGGGCTTTCTTTAGCTACGTTTGAAAAAGATTTTTTGACTACAGACGAAGACCACGATACTGTTTTAAAGCAAACCCCTTGCCCATTTCTATTAGAAGACAACAAATGTTCTATCTATGAGTTTCGCCCAAAGGCTTGCCGTGAATACCCACATACTGATGTCAACTTTTCTAAAAACTTGAGTTATCACGCTAAGAATGCCTTGTATTGCCCTGCAACCTTTCATATTTTGGAACAATTAAAGAAAAATGTTCCCGTTTAA